DNA from Maniola hyperantus chromosome 28, iAphHyp1.2, whole genome shotgun sequence:
agcctatgtcactctccaggtctttatctatacccatgcaaaaaaccggccaagtgcgagtcaggctcgcgcaacgagtgttccgtactacagtcgtactttttcgacattttgcccgataattcaaaaactatgatgcataaaaataaataaaaatctgttttagaatgcacaggtaaaaccctttcataatatgataccccacttgatatagttatcttacttcgaaaatttaaaatactaagtattagttcatgaccacaatttaattttttttgtgtgatgtaagcacaaattcacggttttcagatttttctccgaatgtctactataagtcctacctacctgccgaatttcatgattctaggtcaacgggaagtaccctgtaggtttcttgacagacagacaacaaagtgatcctataagggttccgtttttccttttgaggtacggaacccaaaaaatcacgtcaatccgttgcaacgttacgatgtgattgaaggacaaacaaacaaactttcgcatttataataagagtagtgataatatgggtagtgatagtgatttgatcacgcagacAGACTCCAAGCATAgtctatatatatgtatatctccatcgcctgctgaaGCACtcagagctttcttatgagtgcggatggcgaagctgaagtggcaatgggccacttagttcgtaaaaccgatagacggacggtggacggacgacatcagacgagtgtgcgggagccgctggatggcgtgtcgaagtccctacaagagacctatgtccagctgtggacgtctgtcggttgatgatgatgatgatgattgctgACTACGACGCGTCACCTTATCTACATTTAGATTTGAATTCTGCGAACGAGTGTCCAAAACAGGGTGACCTTGTATCGTTTATCGGAGAGCTGGGACATGTACAATGTTTATGCTTGAATACTTTAACCAGAATTGTTTTTAGGGTCCAGTAGTAAAATATGAAACCCTTACATTCTCATCCTATCCATCTTTCCGTCTGCATGTCACAGCCAttaaaaaccggttaagtgcgagtcggactcgcacttaaccggttccgtaccatcgtagttTACAAGATATTATACAgggttaaatataaaatatcagaAAGCTCTCGGCAcgtaattgttattattaaaactaacaaCTTTTATTCTACGACTCTTTTTTAACTCGATATTTTGTGAAATATCAAAtacatttgacttgactttgacttagtcCGCGTAAATTTTCTGGTTTCTTCAAAAACATAGtactttcattattattattattattattattatttatttattatttaattagaacggccataaagccaattacactaattaaactatgagtacaaactaacataaacatgcatacaaaaattgttaaaattataaattttaaaaagcaaaattataaattttcacaaaagtgcaagatctgacccatgaggtcagcccatttgtcagcaaatatgtcacagcgaggggactccttcagcagcgcgttgagcgcagccaaagtgcgcggtatgggtgaccactgacctggagcgcgctaccgtgcgactaaacggacttacgaaaaatttggagcggtggcaatataaccttccaacccccatttcacccccttatggggttttcgtagaatagaatagatttttattcaagtaaatttttacatgtgcttttgaatcgtcaactacatagtttaatttaccataagatcctttcttatgttGTCACTTGCACCCTAGAAAGAACGTACCCTCctttcaagttaaaataacaataattaaaactttcacatacaaactttcatcccctactttaccacccttaaggggggtttccaaaataaattatacaggtttttattatttaaagctgatAACCTATATgccgattttcacgtctctaacttcaaaaacataggactttcatacaacctttaTCAAAaacgtttcttagctgacacttaCATCCTAGAAGAAACCTACCTTCCAATTTtaaagtttgtaggctttatagtttctgagatttcgtgattagtcagttcATATACATAGATAGATTACACGAGTATTTTAATGCCTTGTAAGTATTTTCATACATTACTGAAAAACAcacaatttctattttatttagatttctatCGTACCTACATGGGTATTTCGAGTGGTTTTTACGTCGTTCCTGATTTGCATAACAAAGCACTTCCTTAGGCTAAAGGAAAAGGCCAACACACACAACATGACGATGTGCCAATCAGTTTATCCTTTTACAATATAGATTTGGCAGATTCTTAAAACAAATGGTACATGAATGGCAtagtaaataaatcaaaatatataaaaggaaaaggtaactgggtgactgactgaccagtggcgtagctagtaaccaagggccctggggcaaatcaaaaaaaggttttatcaagtaaaaatatttaataaacaaatacattcacagaaagaatttagggggattccctagtaactttcaaattatcatatttattttgaaaatgggagaTCAAAACTTTAGTTCGatcgagattttctggtaaggattcgagAGCCCTCTAAGCTttagggccccggggcactgccccgcctagcccctatgtagctacgccactgtgactgactgatctatcaaagcacagctcaaactactggacggatcggactaaaattcggcatgcacattgcacatagctattatgacgtagtcatccgctaagaaaggatttttgaaaattctacccctaagtgggtgaaataggggtttgaaacttgtgtactccacgcggacaaagtcgcgagcataagctagtgtgtaAATAACTACGCCAAGACAACTGCACGATGATGTGTCAATCAGTTTATCTTTTGACGATAAAGATTTGGCAGATTCTTAAAATTAAATGCTGCGTGAATagcataataaattaattatatatattttgatattggCTTCCGTTGAGGTCATATTACAATGagtaatacctaagtacttaaggTGTTTTGATagacccagccgcgaaaattaaatagttagtagtagactaatcatacatcgaaggctttttttttttttttttcttatagcttttttaatattacaataaaacttaaagctagccttatctgattactatataaatcatgaccgcgtagaatggtgccaagaatactggctgcatttccgcgctggacagccaggctgatccgttgcgcaaaaaaatgAATTTGTGTAGTTCTTTGTCATTTTTGTAGTCTTGTTTATTGTGAACTTGTGTACTATCGTTCCTTGGTTTCTTGTCGAATTTTTCGTGTAGTTCCTTATCAACTTCACTGTCTGAATCACAAATTGAATCCTTGTCAAACAATGTTGAAGCTTCCCTTGCTTTTTTATCAATTTCAAGTTTTTCAAGCTCTTTCAGGAGATTATCGAATGGCGCTTCTTTAGATCTTTCGTTTGTTGCATTTTCGTTCAAATTTTTTGCGCCTGGCTGATCCGTttcgcaaaaaatgagccagcccttctgtcaccagatgaggctattaatcgcggtgaaatgtctcgtaaaatttttttagcactaagactccatggccccagggtcgaAGGCTTATgataatgagttttgcgggcataacatttatgcatctacatgtttttctacatgagtatttttgaccaaagttttatggaaaaacatgtagatgcttATTACCATAAGcgttcgatgtatgattagtctactattttcgaaaaactaactaaaatttaaatttcgcgGCTGGGTCTATCAAATCACCTTAATCACAAAACAGTATATAATTCAGCTCAATAGTCATATGTAAATAAAGACGCGCACACAACTGCACGATGATTTGTCAATCAgtttattttagggttccgtacctcaaaaggaaaaacgtaacccttataggatcactttgttgtctgtctgtctgtctgtggtctgtcaagaaacctagaaggtacttcccgttgacctagaatcaggaaatttggcaggtaggtaagtcttgtAGCTgtaattcggggaaaaatctgaaacccgtgaatttgtgattacatcacacaaaaaaaaattaaattgtggtcgtgaaagataactatatcaagtggtgtttcatatgaaaggtcttcacctgtacattctaaaacagatttttatttatttttattcatcatagtttttgaattatcgtgcaaaatgtcggaaaaatacgactgtagcacggaacccttgttgcgcgagcctgactcgcacttgaccggttttttctggagatacggaattctaaaaatttaattaagtgtACTTAATAAAGAAATCCTTGTTTCAGATGCAGGAAGGGCTAGAAGCTCTCTAAGCTATACCCAACTATGGGCAGTTCCAAATTCCTCATCATACAAAACACAACTATGGCCGAAGGCAAGAAATCCATAAAAAACAAACTCATCAAACCATTCGTCGCACTATTCCGAAAGAACAAGAAAGACAAGACAAACGAGATCCCAACAAACACAGATGCAACTACAAATGAAAATGCAACAAACAGAGTTGCAACTGCAAACGAAAATGCAACAAACGAAAGATCTAAAGAAGCGCCATTCGATAATCTCCTGAAAAAGCTTGAAAAACTTGAAATTGATAAAAAAGCAAGGGAAGCTTCAACATTGTTTGACAAGGATTCAATTTGTGATTCAGACAGTGAAGTTGATAAGGAACTACACGAAAAATTCGACAAGAAACCAAGGAACGATAGTACACAAGTTCACAATATACAAGACTACAAAAATGACAAAGAACTACACAAATTCGACAAGAAAGCAATAAATAACGTAAATTACAATAACCAAGACAATGATTCTGTTATTGACAATGACGATGCAGAACTTTTGGAGAGATTCAATGAACTGGAAATCGAGAAGAAGGAAGTTTCACAAGTTGAAGAAGATGAAGAAGAATTGAAGAAGTTCTCCACTAAAATTGTAACTGACGATGCTAGGTCTTTGAGGATAGATTCTCAGTCTTCCGAAGACAGCGGGTTTACTGAAAAATGCTCTCTTATTGAATCTGATGAAGAGAACCATGACAAAGATGTTGATAGAATAGAAGAGAAGGGCGGAGAAGAAGGTATGTTATTTTTGTTGAAGGTATGTTatgttatacagggtgtaattagaacgctagcgAAATCTGagcgctattattatactaccgaaacacaatccaataccaataaccatttgccttacccttgtagttttagtaggtaattaatatctctcaaccccgcaatgtatagttTGCATAACTCGGGTCCATGTCCCGCCTATGATGCTGCATTGCCCCCGCGGCACCTGTCTACGAGTGGGACCgtgatagtttagtggttaggacgtccgcccgATAttctggaggtcgggggttccattCTGGGGTTTTAagctaaatatcacttgcttaaacggcgaaggaaaacatcgtgaggaaacttgcatgtctgagagttctacataatgttttcATAGATGTGTGAACTCTGTCCGCTCTAGGTCAGTGTGGCAGACTTTGGCCTAAGcgcttctaattctgagaggagacctgtgttcagtagtgggcctttgatggattgatcatgatgatgattcaaaagtgtctgtaaaagtagccctatttatttttgttttatagaaGAGAAGAAGGAAGGTGCGAAACAGAAAAAACTACACAAGGCTTACTTGAGGAGGGGTCCCATTAAGAACAAAAGGTCCCAAGCGCCTGCATCGGCGCCATATCCTTGCGAggtatctataattttttttacattcgtATTAATAGACTTGGAGCCTGTGAAAGCCAGAcctccgttattttataaaagtgtaGCTTTTTAGTttatctgcgcattgtccctTAAACTTTCTTAAAAAATCTCTGCTTATCGTGCTCCCCGAGGCACAGAGGAATGATAAAGGTCACATTCGGACCTCCAAACTCAGTTACCGACTAGATTCAGCACAATTTATTGACCACACAGTTGCAACTTTAGTTGAAGTCCCCAGAATGctaaaaaatccatactaatattatgaatgcgaaagtgtgtctgtctgtatgtctctgctagccttttacagcccatccattcaaccgattttgacgaaatttggtacagatatagctttcatcccggattTCATCCCCAGCTTgattccggaaaataaaagagttcccacgggatttttaaaaacctaaacccacgcggacgaagtctcgagcatcatctagtaaaaaaataaataaaaaatgattttaattcGACCAACAAAAGAATCATATTGGTGTAAATATCTATACGCACTTAAATCAGGACAGGGTCGATTTGCCAACAACAATAACATTGCTAAAATAGCAACTTTTTTCCAGATAAATCTAAACCCCCAAATCTACTCTGGTGGCCAAGTTATCATCAACTCCAACCAATTCCTTCAACCTCAACAAGCATCAACTCCGTCAATCTTCATCGAGGCATCAACTGAGCATCAATACCTACAAACCAATGAACTGCCCAACGAATTCGACTTATCCTCTTATCTATCGCAAGAAGAAATCAACACATGCTGCAGTATCTTACAAACTGAGTTACCCCAAACTCAAGCCATCCCCAATTTCGTCAATTCACCCCCAAACCAATACAATTTCAACTTAAACTCAACCCCACCATTGATCCCAGAATTTGATCTAAACCCCCCATACGACGACATAAGCGAGAACGTCCTGAAAGACTTGGATCCATATGTCTTAACCCCTCCAAGTTCAGTTCACAGCCATTTCATGTATTCCCCCCAAAATCGGAACATAGAATCACCATTAAAATGCATCGATACTTCCCCTGAAAGCGATGCCTTATCGTGGAACGAAGAGCTGGAACAATTCAGGGATATATCCCCCAACGACCAGTTATTTTCACCCCCATTGGATGCAGAAATAAAAGACACCACCCCAGCAGAGTCTCCAAGACTGTACAAAAACTTGAAGCAGTACAAGGACCGTCAAAAGGAAATGGAGAAAGAGTTCTCCAGAATGGAGTGTTGCCAGATCATTCAGAAACCGTGCAAGGAGGTTTTCAACGAGCACTTGCAGAAATTGCAAGAAGGAGATAGGAGGAAATTGTGCTACAGTGTTGCCAATTTGGAGCTGAGATCTGCTTTCGGGTAAGTGTTGATTTGTCTATCATCATcaccgtagtaaacaaggaacccttatagtttcgccatgtccgtccgtctgtctgtccgtccgtccgtcctcggttaatctcagagactattagtgctagaaatctgtaatttggcatgagtATAAAcgttaatcacgccgacaaagtggtgaaataaaatttttataaatatattttttaagggtagctcccctacatgtaaagtggggatgaattttttttttaaaggaaaactatcagggCTATGTcaagttcacaggttaaggagttatgttgtttttcgaggattgtgactacggaaccctacactgggccggtttttatcaattagaattcccaacgagtcacactgttacacgattgggtgtgactcgttgggaaacCATCTAGCAGCCCAAGAGGCTAAATAATGATTTACTCGAGCGTTGTAGGGAACTATTAGATTGAGAAGATTAtctgctaaaaagaaaaaaaggttaaaTGATCTAACTCTTTGAAAAAACTGGTGGGGAAAGCGCGTacgtcgcggactatagcttCATCCAACCCTGTACATAATGGTAATCCTCTTCTTCCGCAGCGTCCTGATGCACACACTGGTAGACCTGTCTAGCAGCGACCAGCCCGAGGAACTCAAGATGGCGCTGTTCTGTCTAGTTAGCGAGAAGGTGCTGGCTACTCAGAAGACGCTCTTCCTAGAGGATTTCGGtaagtttcttcttcttcttcttcttctagtgcctctccattactgaaggtcagcagtcTGTTGTTTAAACTTCTCCCtgtccatggctaggcggaatagttctccgactgtttGTATGCCCTGATGTAacgtagccatgacttctttcttcttcccaCCCCTCTTTTCCCAGCTATTTTTCTACCCTTAAGGTAAGTTTCTAACCTCCCTTTTTTATTTAACGCTGGGAATAACCAGCCAGCCAAttaactggagggaaggtatgcttcgtccactgtgccctctgctaggcCGAGGGACACGCGGAAACACCGgcccgttgggccgtgaaacgctagcagacagacagacagacacactttcgcatttataatatcagtatggattagTTCATTTAAGAattagaaagctcagagtcactcagcgggcgatggaaagagctatgcttggagtttctctacgtgatcaaatcagacatgaggagatctgtaggagaactagagtaaccgacatagctcaacgggttgcgaagctgaagtggcaatgggcagggcacatagttcgtaaaaccgatagacgttggggtctcaaagtggtggaatggcgacctcgcaccgtaagacgcagcgttggaagacccccccactaggtagacacgacatcagacgaatcgcaggcggcgcaagagcgtggtgtgttgaagtccctacaagagacctatgtccagcagtgggcgtctatcggttgatgatgatgatggcgatGATTAGTTCAATGATCTCCATAAAAAACCTTTTGAATTATACCTACCGTGTTTTTATCTGTTTATCACAAAAAGTGCACAAAAAAGGAAACAATTATTTCGAATTCCTCAATACGGCGGAACAAGATAACTTAAAAACGTTAGTTTacgtaaaaaaaccggccaagtgcgagtcaggctcgcgcaatgagggttccgtactacagtcgtattttttcaacatttcgcaggataattcaaaaactatgatgcataataaattaaaaataaatataaatctgttttagaatgtacaaatgaagctctttcatatgataccccacttgatatagttatcttacttcgaaatggaaaatacaaatttttagttcataactacaatttaattttttttgtgtgatctaaccctaaattcacgattttcagatttttccccaaatgtcaggtataagatctacctacctgccaaatttcatgattctaggtcaacgggaagtaccctgtaggtttcttgacagacagacagacaacaaagtgatcctataagggttccgtttttccttttgaggtacggaaccctaaaaattacgtaATTGTTTACGTTAGGTCCGTTGACCTTTCCCTTAGCGACTACTTCGAGGTAATTTCACGACAGACAAACTAGGAACCGTAATAAGCTCGCAACTCTACCTCGGGaaagtgggaaagtcatttgtgggaatgagtgtaatatctaaatttataaaaggaaaagatgactgacggactgacgtactgattgactgactgactctccCAAAGCCattatgatccaaacaaacgttcctcccagtgttggggacattACGAAGAAAAACgtccagcttttataaaataataacgaaggtctgg
Protein-coding regions in this window:
- the LOC117995141 gene encoding uncharacterized protein; the encoded protein is MGSSKFLIIQNTTMAEGKKSIKNKLIKPFVALFRKNKKDKTNEIPTNTDATTNENATNRVATANENATNERSKEAPFDNLLKKLEKLEIDKKAREASTLFDKDSICDSDSEVDKELHEKFDKKPRNDSTQVHNIQDYKNDKELHKFDKKAINNVNYNNQDNDSVIDNDDAELLERFNELEIEKKEVSQVEEDEEELKKFSTKIVTDDARSLRIDSQSSEDSGFTEKCSLIESDEENHDKDVDRIEEKGGEEEEKKEGAKQKKLHKAYLRRGPIKNKRSQAPASAPYPCEINLNPQIYSGGQVIINSNQFLQPQQASTPSIFIEASTEHQYLQTNELPNEFDLSSYLSQEEINTCCSILQTELPQTQAIPNFVNSPPNQYNFNLNSTPPLIPEFDLNPPYDDISENVLKDLDPYVLTPPSSVHSHFMYSPQNRNIESPLKCIDTSPESDALSWNEELEQFRDISPNDQLFSPPLDAEIKDTTPAESPRLYKNLKQYKDRQKEMEKEFSRMECCQIIQKPCKEVFNEHLQKLQEGDRRKLCYSVANLELRSAFGVLMHTLVDLSSSDQPEELKMALFCLVSEKVLATQKTLFLEDFGLNLLQFAVLRCYKRPVITRYLVQCIRVVTRSVEYKCSNKIVFTEVDANGDNLLIACVREGDKCANVLRELVRVDDKDVPLFDVHHVNTDGYTALHVCCSEHSASAPRAHTLHVLLRHAGAERERQDRKGGETPLHLAVNSANCSLDMILIYFHNIERAQWYSLAHMKNSSGKNPLEYAKFGKKSRPNYPREILDFLERCRK